One Oryza glaberrima chromosome 10, OglaRS2, whole genome shotgun sequence DNA segment encodes these proteins:
- the LOC127786358 gene encoding 2-oxoglutarate-Fe(II) type oxidoreductase hxnY-like translates to MVAAAGDRLDLPVVDLASSDLRSSAESIRKACVECGFFYVVNHGIEEGLLEKVFAESRRFFEQPLEEKMALLRNSSHLGYTPPYTEKLDASSKFRGDLSEKLKIGPIGDEGFQNDANQWPSEERLPCWKETMKLYRAAALATGKRILSLVALSLNQDAEFFDCPLAFLQLLHYPGEINESDDGNYGVSAHSDYGILTLLATDGIPGLQICREKDRHPQLWEDVHHIDGALIINIGDLLERWTNCVFRSTLHRVVAVGKERYSVAFFLDPDPDFVVQCLESCCSGACPPRFPPIKSGDYLEERLSSIYKRKNLLHDT, encoded by the exons atggtcgccgccgccggggatcgCCTGGATCTCCCCGTGGTGGACCTCGCGTCCTCCGACCTCCGATCCTCCGCCGAATCCATCCGAAAG GCTTGCGTGGAGTGCGGATTCTTCTACGTGGTCAACCATGGGATCGAGGAGGGGTTGCTGGAGAAGGTGTTCGCGGAGAGCAGGAGGTTTTTCGAGCAGCCGCTGGAGGAGAAGATGGCGCTGCTGAGGAACAGCAGCCACCTGGGGTACACCCCGCCCTACACCGAGAAGCTCGACGCCTCGTCCAAATTCAGAG GAGACCTTAGTGAGAAATTAAAAATTGGGCCTATTGGAGACGAAGGTTTTCAGAATGATGCTAACCAATGGCCTTCTGAAG AGCGCCTGCCATGTTGGAAGGAGACAATGAAACTGTACCGTGCAGCTGCACT GGCTACTGGCAAACGGATACTCTCTCTAGTTGCTCTGAGTTTGAATCAAGACGCTGAATTCTTTGACTGCCCGTTGGCATTTCTTCAATTGTTGCACTACCCAG GTGAAATCAACGAGTCCGATGATGGCAACTATGGAGTATCAGCTCACTCAGATTATGGAATACTAACCCTTCTAGCAACAGATGGTATTCCTGGTCTGCAG ATATGTAGGGAGAAGGATAGGCATCCCCAGCTCTGGGAAGATGTTCATCACATTGATGG GGCTCTAATTATTAACATTGGCGATTTGCTAGAAAGGTGGACAAACTGTGTTTTCAG GTCTACACTGCATCGTGTTGTGGCAGTTGGTAAAGAGCGATACTCT GTGGCTTTCTTTCTTGACCCAGACCCTGATTTTGTGGTTCAGTGCTTGGAAAGCTGTTGTAGTGGGGCATGCCCACCAAG GTTTCCACCAATAAAAAGTGGCGACTATTTGGAAGAACGCTTGAGCTCAATATACAAAAGGAAAAACTTGCTACATGACACCTAA